The Medicago truncatula cultivar Jemalong A17 chromosome 4, MtrunA17r5.0-ANR, whole genome shotgun sequence genome includes a region encoding these proteins:
- the LOC11424566 gene encoding nucleoside-triphosphatase produces MVLLGQNTKNMMNFMTLITFLLFIMPSISYSQNLGNNILLTNRKIFPKQETISSYAVVFDAGSTGSRVHVYHFDQNLNLLHVGKDVEFYNKTTPGLSAYADNPEQAAKSLIPLLEQAESVVPEDQRSKTPVRLGATAGLRLLNGDASEKILQSVRDLLSNRSTFNVQPDAVSIIDGTQEGSYLWVTVNYALGTLGKKFTKTVGVMDLGGGSVQMAYAVSRNTAKNAPKVADGDDPYIKKLVLKGKKYDLYVHSYLHFGTEASRAEILKVTHNSPNPCILAGFDGTYRYAGEEFKANALASGASFKKCKKIVHQALKLNYPCPYQNCTFGGIWNGGGGSGQRKLFAASFFFYLAAEVGMVDPNKPNFKIRPVDFESEAKKACALNFEDAKSSYPFLAKKNIASYVCMDLIYQYVLLVDGFGLDPLQEITAGKQIEYQDSLVEAAWPLGNAVEAISSLPKFEKLMYFI; encoded by the exons ATGGTTTTGCTTGGGCAAAACACCAAGAATATGATGAACTTTATGACACTCATCACATTTCTACTCTTCATAATGCCTTCCATTTCTTACTCCCAAAATCTTGGAAACAACATATTACTCACTAACCGTAAGATTTTCCCAAAACAAGAAACAATTTCCTCTTACGCTGTTGTGTTTGATGCTGGTAGCACTGGAAGCCGTGTCCATGTTTACCATTTTGATCAAAACTTAAATCTTCTTCATGTTGGTAAAGATGTTGAGTTTTATAATAAG ACAACACCCGGTTTGAGTGCATACGCGGATAATCCAGAACAAGCTGCAAAATCTTTGATTCCACTTTTAGAGCAAGCAGAAAGTGTGGTTCCTGAGGACCAGCGCTCCAAGACACCCGTTAGACTTGGG GCAACAGCAGGTTTAAGGCTTTTGAATGGGGATGCTTCTGAAAAGATACTGCAATCG GTAAGGGATTTGTTGAGCAACAGAAGTACCTTCAATGTTCAACCTGATGCAGTTTCTATTATTGATGGAACCCAAGAAGGTTCTTATCTATGG GTGACAGTTAACTATGCATTGGGGACTTTGGggaaaaaattcacaaaaacagTGGGAGTAATGGATCTTGGAGGTGGATCGGTTCAAATGGCATATGCAGTGTCAAGGAATACAGCTAAAAATGCTCCAAAAGTTGCTGATGGAGATGATCCATATATTAAGAAGCTTGTACTcaagggaaaaaaatatgatctCTATGTTCATAG TTACTTACACTTTGGTACAGAAGCATCTCGGGCTGAGATTTTGAAGGTCACTCATAATTCTCCTAACCCTTGCATTTTAGCTGGATTTGATG ggACATACAGATATGCTGGAGAAGAATTTAAGGCCAATGCCCTAGCTTCTGGAGCCAGttttaaaaaatgcaaaaagatAGTTCATCAGGCTCTTAAATTGAATTATCCATGTCCTTATCAGAATTGCACTTTTGGTGGAATTTGGAATGGTGGAGGAGGAAGTGGACAGAGAAAACTTTTTGCtgcttcatttttcttttacctAGCTGCAGAA gTTGGTATGGTTGATCCAAATAAACCTAATTTCAAAATTCGACCTGTGGATTTCGAGAGTGAAGCTAAGAAAGCTTGTGCATTAAATTTTGAGGATGCCAAATCCAGTTATCCATTTCTTGCTAAGAAAAATATAGCTTCATATGTATGCATGGATCTTATATATCAGTATGTGTTGCTCGTTGATGGATTTG GCTTAGATCCATTGCAAGAGATTACAGCAGGAAAGCAAATTGAATATCAAGATTCTCTTGTGGAAGCTGCATGGCCACTAGGCAATGCTGTAGAAGCCATATCATCGTTacctaaatttgaaaaattgatgtattttatttaa